The sequence CGAGGCGAGGCGGGCGTCGCTGCGTGCGCGAATTCGGCTGCTCCGCTCGAACCGGGTCGGATCGCCGCTCACGTGGCAGATGAGGTCGCTGGTGCTGATGCTTCCGGACGACGCCCTGGACTGGCCGACCTCGCGGCGCCGCGCGGCACTGGCGCACGAGCTGGCGCACGCCGAGCGTGGAGACCATGGTTCGAGCGCGCTGGCGAGCGCCACCTGCGCGCTGTTCTGGTTCCATCCGCTGATCTGGTACGCGGCGCGCGCGATGCGCCAGGAGAGTGAGCGGGCGTGCGACGATCGCGTGCTCGCGCTCGGGACTCCGGGCGGCGAATACGCGGCGCTGCTGCTCGACGTCGCGCGCCGATCGCGAACGCTTCGTCTCGCCGGCGGGGTCGCGGTCGGCATGGCGAGGCGTTCACAGCTCGAGGGCCGGCTGCTGGCGGTGCTCGACGACCGCCTGCCACGGCACGTCCCTTCGCGACGCGCGCTCGCGCTGGCATGGACCGCCCTTGCGGCGCTGGTGGTGCCGCTGGCGGCGCTTCGACCATTGCCGCTGCGAGCCGCCGAGGCCCAGGCGGACGCGGCCGGGAATACCACCGGGCCCGATCGCCGGTACACCGTCAACGCCGGCTCGGGCGAACGACTCGAGGTGGATCTCGAAGCCGGTGGCTCGTTGAGCGTGGGCGGCTGGGATCAGTCGAAGGTTGAGGTGCAGGCGCATCTCGGAGGTCGGGACTGGGAGGGCACCCGTGTGTCACTCGATCGCGTGTCCGGCGGCGTCAGGCTTCACGCCTGGCAGCAGGGCGGCCAAGACAACGTTTCGACGTCGCACCAGTTCGTCGTCCGGGTGCCGCGCAAGTTCGATCTCGACGTCAGCTCGGCCGGCGGCGAGATCACGCTCTCCGATCTCGAAGGCGAATTCCGCGGCCACACCGGCGGCGGGAGCCTCAGGCTCGAGCACTTGAAAGGCGAAGCCTCGCTCAGCACCGGCGGCGGCGGGATTCGCGTCTCCGACTCCGAGCTCGGCGGCCGCGTCTCGACCGGGGGCGGCGAAGTGGTGCTGTCCCGCGTCACCGGCGGACTGAAGGGAAGCTCGGGGAGTGGACCGGTCGTGTACCGTGACGACGGCTCGGGCGGAACCGCGGATTTGAATCACCTACACGTCCACGACAGCCGCATCGACTTCGACGAGGACCCGGCTCCCCGCGCCGACGGCGCCGGCCTGCTGCACGTGACTCGCGCCGGTGGCGACATCGATCTCGACGAGGCCCCGAAGGGCGCGGAACTCAAGACCGGGGGCGGCGACGTGACGGTGGGTCGCTCGGGAGGCCGGGTGAGCGCGACCACCGGCGGCGGCGACATTCGCATCGGCCCCTGCTCGGGCTCGGTATGGGCGCGCACCGGAGCGGGCGAGGTCACGATCACGATCGTCCAGGGGGACGGCGCCGAGCACACCGTGGACGTCATGAGCGGGACCGGCGCCACCACGCTCGAGCTGCCGGCCAATCTCTCGGCGCGCTTCGAACTCGAGACCGCCTACACCAGGGACTTCGACGGAAGGACCCATATCAAGAGCGACTTCCCGCTGAACCTGAGCGAGACTTCGGACTGGGATGCGAGCCAGGGCTCGCCGCGGCGCTACGTGCGCGGGACGGGCACGGCCGGAAAGGGAGGCGGCGTGATCCGCGTCAAGATCGTGAACGGCGACATCACGATCCGGAAGCGGAAGTCCTAGGACTTCCGCTCGAGGTGCCCGCCGAAACCGAAGCGCATGGCGGACAGCACCTTGTTTTGGAACAAGTCGAGGTCGCGCGAAGCGAAGCGCTCGAACAGCGCGGCGGTGAGCACGTGGGCCGGAACGCCGATGTCGTTCGCCGCCTGAACCGTCCATCGCCCCTCGCCCGAATCCGACACCTGGCCGCCGAACTTCTCGAGTCGGGGATCGGCGGTCAGGGCTTGGGCCGTCAGGTCGAGC is a genomic window of Candidatus Sulfotelmatobacter sp. containing:
- a CDS encoding M56 family metallopeptidase; the encoded protein is MTLPILSPLAARALAALAGATLLLLAAVVTTALMRSRPAAHRHLVWHLALAGAAALAILAPLVPGVPVRLAFLPPRPEAVSLPSSPSPAVAAESPARAPAPELAPGAVPSPARPPSMKMPAIGASSLVALWLLGVIVLASRWALGFAGLARLARTAAPIDDQGWLGLLDDEARRASLRARIRLLRSNRVGSPLTWQMRSLVLMLPDDALDWPTSRRRAALAHELAHAERGDHGSSALASATCALFWFHPLIWYAARAMRQESERACDDRVLALGTPGGEYAALLLDVARRSRTLRLAGGVAVGMARRSQLEGRLLAVLDDRLPRHVPSRRALALAWTALAALVVPLAALRPLPLRAAEAQADAAGNTTGPDRRYTVNAGSGERLEVDLEAGGSLSVGGWDQSKVEVQAHLGGRDWEGTRVSLDRVSGGVRLHAWQQGGQDNVSTSHQFVVRVPRKFDLDVSSAGGEITLSDLEGEFRGHTGGGSLRLEHLKGEASLSTGGGGIRVSDSELGGRVSTGGGEVVLSRVTGGLKGSSGSGPVVYRDDGSGGTADLNHLHVHDSRIDFDEDPAPRADGAGLLHVTRAGGDIDLDEAPKGAELKTGGGDVTVGRSGGRVSATTGGGDIRIGPCSGSVWARTGAGEVTITIVQGDGAEHTVDVMSGTGATTLELPANLSARFELETAYTRDFDGRTHIKSDFPLNLSETSDWDASQGSPRRYVRGTGTAGKGGGVIRVKIVNGDITIRKRKS